From Granulicella sp. WH15, the proteins below share one genomic window:
- a CDS encoding TonB-dependent receptor: MSSRTIRVLLCAVPLLLPGYSGFAQATSGSLLGSVYDASGAIVSGATVMVTETATNSHTRATTNAKGEYELLDLKPGTYALHIEAPGFRSYDQVGIHLDLNQHGEQNVTLRVGQVQQNVEVRADVSGLDTVSSALTSEVNGASIANLPLNTRESYSLLELIPGYSGSVGNDYNAVSYSIDGGDNEYGDILVDGTPAGFPTVNGFQGVGIFPSVDAIGEFRMMGQNYSAEYGRTLDGVLSVVYKNGTNEFHGSAFEFIRNNALDANDFFSNRNNSPLPSFHRNQFGGTLGGPIYRDKTFFFISTELLFQNAFQSTTTTVPTLAQRQGDFSQTYGSNGQLITIYNPFSTRKTADGTGYIRDPFANNKIPSSMMSKVALNALNFYPLPNVPGDSVTNSNNYFASGSTPQQTIAWDVRLDHALSPNQKISGRYSNRYYSNNPNPLFPQKDAVAEGLINGQDFSRGLTLGYTATPSAKKIFDVRVGFARTLYEYLNTSLGFQASMLGLPGDINAAGGVAIFPYFSPSGYQSLGNEGNRHNAFMTYSLLSSLTIVHGEHTFKFGFDGRIIRVNDNESNDSSGAFNFGTNFTQGPDPNASSANSGNGLASMLLGTGTGDMIQDFKNVATQSFYYAGYAQDDWRITPKLTLNLGLRYDIDLPRTERFNRMNYFDPNVASPFANSVPGLKGGLVFVGVNGSSRYQYQIDANNFAPRAGFSWAAHPTTVVHGGAAIVYGASNQAAAGTVGPYGFRVQNTWVSTLDGITPNNTLDNPFPQGFQAPPGAANGLATGAGGAIEGVYRNSPTPYMIQYGLDIQQSLPGQVIFDIAYVGNRGRQLLQSYEGGMDFDQLPTADLALGSTLNDTVANPFFGRITSNTLASATTSRAQLLKPFSQYTSMEPLRYSGGNSQYDSLQMTLNKRLSKGIQVQVSYVWSKNYDNNSNHQDSYRPMADYAISYQDIRQRFVASYIYKLPFGRGQIFGNNISRLEDVLFGGWQVNGITTLQGGTPLQISANNDLSNFNFQTLYANTNFRNASLSGSVKGRLNRYFNTDDFSQPAPFMLGNGPAYYDNLRAPGLANTDFSLFKEFHPVEKVKVEFRAEAFNVFNHENFGSPDTTVTDTTFGVINSSQSGTNPRQLQFALKLLF, encoded by the coding sequence ATGTCATCCCGAACGATTCGGGTATTACTCTGTGCTGTTCCGTTGTTGCTTCCGGGCTACTCCGGCTTTGCCCAGGCGACCAGCGGAAGTCTGCTCGGTTCAGTGTATGACGCCTCAGGCGCGATCGTAAGCGGCGCCACGGTCATGGTGACCGAGACCGCAACCAACTCTCACACGAGGGCGACTACCAATGCCAAGGGAGAGTATGAGCTGCTGGATCTGAAGCCGGGCACCTATGCTCTTCACATCGAGGCACCCGGATTCCGGAGCTACGACCAGGTAGGAATTCATCTGGATCTGAACCAGCATGGCGAACAGAACGTGACGCTGCGGGTGGGCCAGGTGCAGCAGAACGTCGAGGTGCGGGCCGATGTTTCGGGCCTTGACACGGTATCCTCCGCACTGACCAGCGAGGTCAATGGAGCCTCCATTGCCAACCTGCCACTCAATACCCGCGAATCGTACTCGCTGCTGGAGCTTATCCCGGGTTACTCGGGGTCGGTCGGAAATGACTATAACGCGGTGAGCTACTCGATCGACGGCGGAGACAATGAGTACGGCGACATCCTTGTGGATGGTACTCCTGCGGGCTTTCCAACCGTCAATGGCTTTCAGGGCGTCGGCATCTTCCCGTCGGTCGATGCCATCGGCGAATTTCGTATGATGGGGCAGAACTACTCTGCCGAGTATGGCCGCACGCTCGACGGCGTCCTGAGCGTCGTCTATAAAAACGGTACGAACGAGTTTCATGGCAGCGCATTCGAGTTCATCCGCAACAATGCACTGGATGCGAACGATTTCTTTTCCAACCGGAACAACTCGCCCCTACCGTCATTCCATCGCAACCAGTTTGGCGGAACGCTGGGTGGTCCCATCTATCGCGATAAGACCTTCTTTTTTATCTCGACCGAGTTGCTCTTTCAGAACGCTTTTCAGTCCACTACGACGACCGTGCCGACGCTGGCGCAGCGTCAGGGCGACTTCTCGCAGACCTATGGCTCCAACGGCCAGCTCATCACAATCTACAACCCCTTCTCAACCCGCAAGACTGCCGATGGTACCGGCTATATTCGTGACCCGTTTGCGAATAACAAAATTCCGTCGAGCATGATGAGCAAGGTGGCGCTGAATGCGCTCAACTTCTATCCCCTACCCAACGTGCCCGGCGATTCGGTGACGAACTCGAACAACTACTTTGCCAGCGGCAGCACGCCGCAGCAGACGATTGCGTGGGATGTTCGGCTTGACCATGCGCTCAGCCCGAATCAGAAGATCTCCGGTCGCTACTCGAATCGCTATTACAGCAATAATCCCAACCCGCTCTTCCCGCAGAAGGACGCGGTGGCTGAGGGACTCATCAACGGACAGGACTTCTCCCGCGGCCTTACCCTGGGATACACGGCAACGCCCAGTGCCAAGAAGATCTTTGACGTCCGCGTGGGTTTTGCCCGCACGCTCTACGAGTATCTGAATACCAGTCTCGGCTTTCAGGCTTCTATGCTCGGGCTTCCAGGCGACATTAATGCGGCCGGTGGCGTAGCCATCTTTCCGTACTTTTCACCGAGTGGTTACCAGTCGCTGGGCAATGAAGGCAATCGCCACAATGCCTTTATGACTTATAGCCTGCTCTCCTCGCTGACCATCGTGCATGGCGAGCACACCTTCAAGTTCGGCTTCGATGGCCGCATCATTCGCGTCAACGACAACGAGAGCAACGACAGCTCCGGCGCATTCAACTTTGGAACAAACTTTACCCAAGGTCCGGACCCGAATGCCTCCAGCGCCAACAGCGGCAACGGCCTTGCCTCGATGCTGCTCGGTACCGGCACCGGAGACATGATTCAGGACTTCAAGAATGTCGCCACGCAGAGCTTTTACTACGCGGGTTATGCACAGGATGACTGGCGCATCACTCCGAAGCTCACGCTGAACCTTGGTCTCCGCTATGACATCGACCTCCCGCGTACGGAGCGCTTCAATCGCATGAACTACTTCGATCCCAACGTCGCCTCGCCCTTTGCGAATTCGGTTCCTGGGCTGAAAGGTGGTCTGGTATTTGTCGGCGTCAATGGAAGCAGCCGCTATCAATATCAGATCGATGCCAATAACTTCGCACCGCGTGCAGGATTCTCCTGGGCCGCGCACCCCACGACCGTGGTACATGGCGGAGCAGCGATCGTGTACGGTGCTTCAAACCAGGCTGCTGCCGGTACGGTTGGTCCTTACGGCTTCCGTGTGCAGAACACCTGGGTCAGCACGCTGGACGGTATTACGCCCAACAACACGCTCGACAATCCATTCCCACAGGGCTTTCAGGCTCCGCCGGGCGCGGCGAATGGTCTTGCTACGGGGGCGGGCGGAGCGATCGAGGGTGTCTACCGGAACTCGCCCACGCCGTACATGATCCAGTATGGTCTGGATATTCAGCAGAGCCTGCCCGGGCAGGTCATCTTCGACATAGCCTACGTCGGCAACCGTGGACGTCAGCTGCTTCAGAGCTACGAGGGCGGCATGGACTTCGATCAACTCCCGACGGCGGATCTGGCGCTCGGCTCCACATTGAACGATACGGTCGCCAACCCCTTCTTCGGCCGGATCACGAGCAATACGCTGGCCAGTGCGACGACTTCGCGCGCACAGTTGCTCAAGCCCTTCTCGCAGTACACCAGCATGGAGCCGCTGCGCTACTCCGGCGGCAACTCGCAGTACGATTCTCTGCAAATGACCCTGAATAAGCGCCTCTCCAAGGGGATTCAGGTGCAGGTCTCGTATGTATGGTCTAAGAACTACGACAACAACAGCAATCACCAGGACAGCTATCGCCCTATGGCTGATTATGCAATCAGCTATCAGGATATCCGCCAGCGCTTTGTCGCGAGCTACATCTACAAGCTGCCCTTTGGCCGCGGCCAGATCTTTGGCAACAACATCTCCCGCTTGGAAGATGTCCTGTTCGGCGGCTGGCAGGTGAACGGCATCACGACACTACAGGGCGGCACCCCGTTGCAGATCAGCGCGAACAACGATCTCTCCAACTTCAACTTCCAGACTCTCTACGCCAACACGAACTTCCGGAATGCGTCGCTCTCCGGCTCGGTCAAGGGTCGTCTCAATCGCTACTTCAATACGGATGACTTTAGTCAGCCCGCGCCCTTCATGCTCGGCAACGGCCCGGCTTATTATGACAATCTGCGAGCGCCGGGGCTTGCGAACACCGACTTCTCCCTCTTCAAGGAGTTTCATCCTGTAGAGAAGGTGAAGGTGGAGTTTCGTGCCGAGGCCTTCAACGTCTTCAACCATGAGAACTTCGGTTCTCCGGATACGACGGTCACGGACACGACCTTTGGTGTCATCAACTCGTCGCAGTCCGGCACAAATCCGCGACAGCTTCAATTCGCACTCAAGCTGTTGTTCTAA
- a CDS encoding alkaline phosphatase family protein gives MSASENAKPIVIVISLDGLPARALQDPKLPMPTLRSLAAAGAVADAMQPINPTMTWPNHTTLITGVDASHHHVMANGLIAFPPDGSAPEVKPWVDKDKLVHARTLYEAAGEQGMTTAQVDWVAIYGAKNVDWEFGEKPDPDGVIAREMIAGGSATREQIETFGERSSPAWRDEMWTDAAIDILKNHTPNLLLLHLLQTDTIQHGNGPFSNPAYAAYAYADDCLKRVVDAARSKGILDRTTFFIVSDHGFATYTHTIFPNAALAQQGLLHRAGDHYAGAVWGNAEGGAAELYIRDEALRAKLVPQLKKYFAAVPGVAHVYTNAEARMLGLPAEPDTDQAPQLYLAAAPGYAFGDDAFGPLERVHEPRGQHGYLNTMSEMQALFVASGAAILPGVHLDTISNLKVAPTIAMILGVQLPAAEQPALKEILR, from the coding sequence ATGTCTGCCTCCGAGAATGCAAAGCCCATCGTGATCGTTATCAGCCTGGATGGGCTCCCGGCACGTGCACTACAGGACCCAAAGCTCCCCATGCCCACCCTGCGCTCGCTTGCCGCCGCTGGTGCTGTGGCGGATGCCATGCAGCCGATCAATCCCACAATGACGTGGCCGAATCATACGACTCTCATCACCGGCGTGGACGCGAGCCATCATCACGTCATGGCCAATGGACTGATTGCCTTTCCACCGGATGGCAGCGCTCCGGAGGTCAAGCCGTGGGTAGATAAAGACAAGCTGGTTCATGCGCGCACACTCTATGAGGCGGCCGGTGAGCAGGGTATGACAACCGCGCAAGTGGATTGGGTCGCCATCTACGGCGCAAAGAATGTGGATTGGGAGTTCGGGGAGAAGCCGGATCCGGATGGCGTGATCGCACGCGAGATGATTGCCGGCGGGAGTGCCACTCGCGAGCAGATCGAGACCTTCGGAGAGAGAAGTAGTCCAGCCTGGCGCGATGAGATGTGGACGGATGCGGCCATCGACATTCTCAAGAACCACACGCCGAATCTGCTGCTGCTTCACCTGTTGCAGACAGACACGATCCAGCACGGCAACGGGCCATTCAGCAACCCGGCCTATGCAGCCTATGCGTATGCAGATGACTGTCTCAAGCGCGTGGTCGATGCCGCTCGCAGCAAGGGCATTCTCGACAGGACAACCTTCTTCATTGTCTCGGACCATGGCTTTGCCACATATACCCATACGATCTTTCCCAATGCCGCTCTTGCGCAGCAGGGACTTCTTCACCGGGCGGGGGATCATTATGCTGGTGCGGTATGGGGCAATGCTGAGGGCGGCGCGGCGGAGCTGTATATCCGCGATGAGGCGCTTCGCGCAAAGCTGGTTCCCCAGTTGAAGAAGTACTTTGCCGCGGTCCCCGGTGTGGCGCATGTCTATACGAACGCCGAGGCGCGCATGTTGGGGTTACCTGCGGAGCCTGATACCGATCAGGCTCCACAGCTATACCTTGCCGCGGCGCCGGGCTATGCCTTTGGAGACGATGCGTTCGGGCCTCTGGAGCGCGTTCACGAGCCCAGGGGGCAGCATGGATACCTCAACACCATGTCAGAGATGCAGGCTCTGTTTGTGGCCTCCGGTGCTGCCATCCTGCCAGGAGTTCATCTCGATACGATCTCAAACCTGAAGGTTGCACCAACCATTGCAATGATTCTGGGGGTGCAGCTTCCAGCCGCTGAGCAGCCCGCACTAAAAGAAATACTCCGCTAA
- a CDS encoding glycoside hydrolase family 3 C-terminal domain-containing protein, with amino-acid sequence MTKYLLKIFPLLLVLTQPSSFSAQVAAKPPAQAAIPLPSTRAAYPFLDPALPMDERIANLLSLMTINEKISCLSTRTGVPRLGVPSFGSSEGIHGVVQRARTSGGYERTMITTTQFPQPPGMGESWDPALVQQAGGVEGYEARFITQTAKYNRQILQLWGPQADLARDPRWGRSEEVYGEDPFFNGTMVTAFVKGLQGDDPKYWQSAALLKHFLGNSNENYRTSSSSEFDERLFWEYYSVPFRMGFLDGGAKGVMASYNAWNGTPMAVNPILQSILEKQWGVEILSGDGGAIKLLYSAHKRYPDMQTAVAAAAHAGINQYLDNVQAEVMANVKNGSITEKEIDDLLRLKFRTTIRLGLLDPPEMVPYSAIKDFPEPWNTAKHREISEKMAEESVVLLKNSAREGSAPLLPLKRDSIHSIAVIGPLADSVRWDWYGGTAPHVVTPLDGLRNLVGPNVTVNYAADETGQAAYNAAHTSDVAVVVVGNDPTCGADMARDWHDTTYDGGGTLPCTDPGDGREGRDRESLNLAQEQLIKQVYAANAKTIVILVSSFPYTIGWTVANVPAILHMAHSSQDEGTALAKVLFGDVNPAGRLVTTWPRSVEQLPPIMDYDIRHGRTYMYFKGDPLFPFGFGLSYTTFSYANLKTSSPFLPHDGTLTVSVDVTNTGALAGDEVVQLYVKHPKSKVDRPSQELKGFQRISLKAGETKTVQISLKASTLAYWNDTRSKLEVESEPLNLLIGSSSNDIKMTSTIQVH; translated from the coding sequence ATGACAAAATATCTCCTCAAGATCTTTCCTTTGCTTCTGGTGCTCACGCAGCCATCGTCGTTTTCTGCCCAGGTAGCAGCAAAACCGCCTGCGCAAGCAGCAATCCCGCTCCCATCGACGAGAGCTGCATATCCCTTTCTCGACCCCGCGCTTCCTATGGATGAGCGTATCGCGAACCTTCTCTCACTGATGACAATCAATGAGAAGATCAGCTGTCTTTCGACACGAACCGGGGTCCCGCGACTTGGCGTGCCGAGCTTCGGCTCATCAGAAGGCATCCACGGCGTTGTGCAGCGCGCCAGAACCAGTGGAGGCTATGAGCGTACGATGATCACCACGACGCAGTTTCCGCAGCCCCCAGGGATGGGAGAGTCGTGGGACCCTGCGCTGGTCCAGCAGGCTGGCGGGGTCGAAGGGTATGAAGCCCGCTTCATCACGCAGACCGCCAAGTACAACCGCCAGATTCTTCAGCTTTGGGGACCGCAGGCTGACCTGGCGCGCGATCCGCGTTGGGGACGTTCAGAAGAAGTGTATGGTGAGGATCCATTCTTCAACGGCACCATGGTCACTGCCTTCGTTAAGGGGCTTCAAGGCGACGACCCGAAGTATTGGCAATCAGCCGCACTCCTGAAGCATTTTCTGGGAAACAGCAATGAGAACTATCGGACGAGCAGCTCTTCGGAGTTCGATGAGAGACTTTTCTGGGAGTATTACTCCGTCCCATTCCGGATGGGTTTTCTGGACGGCGGGGCTAAGGGGGTGATGGCATCTTACAACGCCTGGAATGGCACGCCGATGGCGGTCAATCCGATACTGCAGAGCATCCTCGAAAAGCAGTGGGGAGTAGAGATCCTTTCAGGCGATGGGGGAGCAATCAAGCTGCTCTACTCGGCTCATAAGCGCTATCCCGATATGCAGACCGCTGTCGCGGCCGCAGCCCACGCCGGGATCAACCAATATCTCGACAATGTACAGGCTGAAGTGATGGCGAATGTGAAGAACGGTTCGATCACCGAAAAGGAGATCGACGATCTGCTTCGTCTAAAGTTCCGGACAACCATTCGCCTTGGGCTTCTCGATCCCCCGGAGATGGTTCCATACAGCGCAATTAAGGATTTTCCGGAGCCATGGAACACGGCCAAGCATAGGGAGATTTCAGAAAAGATGGCGGAAGAGTCTGTCGTTCTCCTCAAAAATTCCGCCCGTGAAGGATCTGCACCGCTGCTTCCGCTGAAACGTGATTCTATCCATTCGATCGCCGTAATTGGGCCGCTCGCCGACTCTGTTCGATGGGACTGGTACGGTGGAACCGCTCCTCATGTGGTGACGCCCCTTGATGGTCTTCGCAATCTTGTTGGACCGAATGTCACAGTAAACTATGCCGCAGACGAGACGGGACAAGCAGCTTACAACGCAGCCCACACATCGGATGTAGCTGTCGTCGTTGTCGGCAACGATCCCACCTGCGGTGCCGACATGGCCCGTGACTGGCATGACACCACATACGATGGTGGCGGGACACTTCCATGTACAGATCCAGGCGACGGGCGCGAAGGACGGGATCGGGAGTCACTCAATCTCGCGCAGGAGCAATTGATCAAGCAGGTCTACGCCGCTAATGCGAAGACTATTGTCATCCTCGTCTCAAGCTTCCCATATACGATCGGATGGACTGTCGCAAATGTTCCGGCGATTCTTCACATGGCTCACTCGTCACAGGATGAAGGTACCGCTCTCGCGAAGGTCCTTTTCGGTGATGTGAATCCTGCGGGTCGCCTGGTCACGACGTGGCCTCGCTCGGTAGAACAGCTTCCGCCAATAATGGACTACGATATTCGCCACGGCCGGACTTACATGTACTTCAAAGGTGATCCGCTTTTCCCCTTTGGCTTCGGTCTCAGCTATACGACCTTCTCCTATGCCAATCTGAAAACGAGTTCACCCTTCCTCCCACATGATGGAACGCTGACCGTTTCGGTGGACGTGACCAACACCGGGGCCCTTGCCGGTGATGAAGTCGTCCAACTCTATGTCAAACATCCCAAATCGAAGGTTGACCGTCCTTCCCAGGAATTGAAGGGTTTTCAACGAATCTCCCTGAAGGCAGGCGAGACAAAGACAGTCCAGATCTCATTGAAGGCGTCGACTCTTGCTTATTGGAATGACACGCGGTCGAAACTGGAAGTCGAGTCAGAACCACTCAACCTGCTTATCGGGAGTTCGTCGAACGACATCAAAATGACTTCCACAATCCAGGTCCATTAG
- a CDS encoding glycoside hydrolase family 3 C-terminal domain-containing protein encodes MHLRSTALALALTAVSCIAQTPQPDARPWMNTALSPDERADMVVHELTQAEKIQLVHGIGWGPLREGAPVPPGNNGGAGEVLGIPRLGIPDLQQADSAVGVRMAAPESRYATLLPSVLGAAASWDPEAALIYGDVIGRELRAQGFNQSIGGGVDLARDPRNGRLFEYPGEDPVLAGVTVGQLIRGVQKNQIMGDIKHYAMNDQETGRTIVDVHATHKAMRESDLLAFEIGIRIGQPSSVMCSYNKVDGDWACENDYLLNQVLKRDWHYPGFVVSDWEATHSTVKAARAGLDMQMPGDEYFGKPLLDAVADGSVPQSRLDDMVHRLLRSMFAAGVIDHPPTPRFVVDPFKGRDDSQHIAEESIVLLRNQNNVLPLDPSTIHSIAVIGAHANVGILSGGGSAQVDAPGGNAISPKTPTSWNKPVYFPSAPLRYIREHAPQADVHFDPGTDLAAAAKLAHSVEVAIVFADQYMSEGSDSLTLSLPNHQDDLIRAVSVANPHTIVVLVTGNPVSMPWVDSVSGILEAWYPGIAGGQAIADILFGSTNPSGKLPITFPRTESDLPHPQIFGIDASRGDAGLPENWTAKQKETSFPADYSEGVRFGYKWFQSTHRQPLYPFGFGLSYTHYRYSRLSVDAQARTATFTVENTGQRFGTEIAQLYVQLPAATQENFHRLAGWQRIPLKPRERKTVTLPMEPLALAGFNVDKNAWEWPHGDYVVAVGGSSSDLPLEIKTKLN; translated from the coding sequence ATGCATCTCCGTTCGACCGCACTCGCCCTTGCTCTTACTGCAGTCTCCTGCATCGCGCAAACTCCTCAACCCGACGCGCGCCCATGGATGAACACCGCGCTTTCGCCCGACGAACGCGCCGACATGGTCGTGCATGAACTGACCCAGGCCGAGAAGATCCAACTCGTTCACGGCATTGGCTGGGGTCCCCTCCGCGAAGGCGCGCCGGTACCTCCCGGCAATAACGGAGGTGCTGGCGAGGTCCTCGGTATTCCTCGCCTCGGCATCCCCGATCTCCAGCAGGCCGATTCCGCCGTCGGTGTCCGCATGGCCGCTCCCGAAAGCCGCTACGCGACCCTGCTCCCATCCGTACTCGGAGCGGCAGCGTCGTGGGATCCCGAAGCCGCTCTTATCTATGGAGATGTCATCGGCCGAGAGCTTCGTGCGCAGGGCTTCAACCAATCGATCGGTGGCGGCGTAGACCTCGCTCGCGACCCGCGCAATGGCCGTCTCTTTGAATATCCCGGAGAAGATCCCGTGCTCGCTGGCGTCACGGTGGGGCAGCTCATCCGCGGCGTGCAGAAGAACCAGATCATGGGCGACATCAAACACTACGCCATGAACGACCAGGAGACGGGACGAACCATCGTCGACGTCCATGCAACTCACAAGGCCATGCGTGAAAGCGACCTGCTCGCCTTTGAAATCGGCATCCGTATCGGTCAGCCGTCTTCCGTCATGTGCAGCTACAACAAGGTCGACGGCGATTGGGCCTGCGAGAACGATTACCTCCTCAACCAAGTCCTCAAGCGCGACTGGCACTATCCCGGCTTTGTCGTCTCCGACTGGGAGGCCACTCACTCCACGGTGAAGGCTGCGCGCGCCGGTCTCGACATGCAGATGCCGGGAGACGAGTACTTCGGCAAGCCGCTGCTTGATGCGGTCGCCGACGGCTCCGTACCCCAATCGCGGCTCGACGACATGGTGCACCGCCTGCTGCGCAGCATGTTCGCCGCGGGCGTCATCGACCACCCGCCCACCCCTCGCTTCGTCGTAGACCCGTTCAAAGGTCGCGATGATTCACAGCACATCGCTGAAGAGAGCATTGTTCTGCTGCGCAATCAGAATAATGTGCTTCCACTCGACCCTTCGACCATTCACTCGATCGCGGTCATCGGTGCCCACGCAAATGTCGGAATACTGTCAGGTGGCGGGTCCGCGCAGGTCGATGCGCCCGGTGGAAATGCTATCAGCCCAAAGACACCAACCTCATGGAACAAACCTGTCTACTTTCCTTCCGCTCCTCTTCGCTACATCCGGGAACACGCACCTCAGGCCGACGTTCACTTTGATCCAGGCACGGACCTCGCCGCGGCGGCCAAGCTCGCTCATTCCGTCGAAGTCGCTATCGTCTTTGCCGACCAATACATGAGCGAAGGCTCCGACTCCCTCACGCTCTCACTGCCCAATCACCAGGACGATCTCATCCGCGCCGTCTCAGTCGCCAATCCCCATACCATCGTCGTCCTGGTCACCGGCAATCCCGTCTCCATGCCGTGGGTCGACTCCGTCAGTGGCATCCTTGAGGCCTGGTATCCCGGCATCGCCGGTGGCCAAGCCATCGCAGATATCCTCTTCGGCAGTACCAACCCTTCGGGAAAGCTGCCGATCACCTTCCCGCGGACTGAATCCGATCTTCCTCACCCTCAGATCTTCGGCATCGATGCGAGCCGTGGAGATGCCGGTTTGCCTGAAAATTGGACCGCTAAACAAAAAGAGACCAGCTTTCCGGCCGACTACTCCGAAGGAGTCCGATTTGGCTACAAATGGTTTCAGTCCACCCACAGACAGCCGCTCTACCCTTTTGGATTCGGACTTTCCTATACTCACTATCGCTACTCTCGCCTGTCCGTCGATGCTCAGGCCCGCACCGCAACTTTCACCGTCGAAAACACGGGACAGCGATTCGGCACGGAGATCGCCCAGCTTTACGTTCAGTTGCCAGCCGCAACCCAGGAGAACTTCCACCGGCTTGCCGGATGGCAGCGCATTCCCTTGAAGCCACGCGAACGGAAAACTGTCACTCTTCCGATGGAACCCTTGGCCCTCGCGGGTTTCAACGTGGACAAAAATGCATGGGAGTGGCCGCATGGCGACTACGTCGTTGCAGTCGGCGGCAGTTCAAGCGATTTACCTCTCGAGATAAAAACCAAACTCAACTAA